The sequence CACGCCGTCCTTCCACTCGCCGACCAGGTCGGTGTACCCGCCGTCGGTGAGGCCGAGGGCGGCGGCGTCCTCGGGGTTGACCATGACGATGCGTCGGCCGCCCTTGATGCCCCGGTAGCGGTCGTCGAGTCCGTAGATGGTGGTGTTGTACTGGTCGTGCGACCGCAGGGTCTGCAACAGCAGCCTGCCGTCGGGGAGTTCGGGGTACTCGACGGGGGCTGCGGTGAAGTTGGCGCGACCCGTGGCGGTGGGGAAGCGGCGCTCGTCGCGGGGGGCGTGGGGGAGAGTGAAGCCGCCGGGGCGGGCGATGCGGGTGTTGAAGTCCTCGAAGCCGGGGACGACGCGGGAGATGCGGTCGCGGATGGCGGCGTAGTCCCGCTCGAACCCCTCCCAGTCGGTACGGGAGCGGGCGCCGAGGACCGCGCGGGCGAGGCGGGCGACGATGGCCGGTTCGGAGAGCAGGTGGGGGCTCGCGGGGGTGAGGTTGCCGCGGGAGGCGTGGACCATCCCCATGGAGTCCTCGACGGTGACGAACTGCCTGCCGCCCGCCTGGACGTCCTTGTCGGTACGGCCCAGCGTCGGGAGGATCAGGGCCCGGGTCCCGGTGACCGCGTGGCTGCGGTTGAGCTTGGTCGAGACGTGGACGGTCAGGCGGGCGCGGCGCATCGCCGCCTCGGTGACGGCGGTGTCGGGGGTGGCCGCGACGAAGTTGCCGCCCATGGCGAAGAAGACCTTCGCCTCGCCGTCGCGGAGCGCCTGGATGGAGCGCACCACGTCCATGCCGTGGTGGCGGGGCGAGGTGATGCCGAACTCCTGGTCGAGGGCGTCGAGGAAGGCCGGCGCCGGCCGTTCGAAGATGCCCATGGTGCGGTCGCCCTGGACGTTGGAGTGGCCGCGCACCGGGCAGACCCCGGCGCCGGGGCGGCCGATGTTGCCGCGCAGCAGAAGGAAGTTGACGACTTCACGGATGGTGGGGACGGAGTGCTTGTGCTGGGTGAGGCCCATGGCCCAGCAGACGATGGTGCGCTCGGAGGCGAGGACGAGGGCGAGCGCCTGCTCGATCTCGGCGCGGGTGAGGCCGGTGGCCCTGAGCGTCCCGTCCCAGTCGGCGGCTTCGGCGGCCTCGGCGAACTCTGCGTAACCGTGGGTGTGGTCGGCGACGAACGCGGTGTCGACGGCGCCTTCGGTCGCCAGGATCAGCTTGTTGAGGAGGCGGAAGAGGGCCTGGTCGCCGCCGATGCGGATCTGGAGGAAGAGGTCGTTGAGCGGGGTGCCCTTGAGCAGGCCGTGCGGGGTCTGGGGGTTCTTGAACCGCTCCATGCCGGGCTCGGGGAGCGGGTTCACCGAGATGATCTTCGCTCCGGACTGCTTGGCCTTCTCCAGGGCGGACAGCATCCGGGGGTGGTTGGTGCCGGGGTTCTGACCGGCGACGATGATCAGATCGGCCTGGTGGAGGTCCTCCAGGGAGACGCTGCCCTTGCCGACGCCGATGGTCTCGGTGAGCGCCGAGCCGGACGACTCGTGGCACATGTTGGAGCAGTCGGGGAGGTTGTTGGTGCCGAACTCGCGGGCGAAGAGCTGGAGGAGGAAGGCGGCCTCGTTGCTCGTGCGGCCCGAGGTGTAGAAGAGGGCCTCGTCGGGGGAGCCGAGCGCGGTCAGCTCCTCGGCGATGATGGCGAACGCCCGCTCCCAGGTCACGGCCTCGTACCGGTCGGCGCCCTCGGGGAGGTACACCGGGTGGGTGATCCTGCCCTGCTGGCCCAGCCAGTAGCCGCTGCGCTCCGCGAGGTCGGCGACCGGGTGCGCGGCGAAGAAGCCGGGGGTGACCCGGCGCAGGGTCGCCTCCTCGGCCACCGCCTTGGCGCCGTTCTCGCAGAACTCGGCGGTGTGCCGCTCGTCGCCCTCGGGCCAGGCGCAGCCGGGGCAGTCGAAGCCGTCCTTCTGGTTGACCTTGAGGAGGGTCCGCGCGGTGCGCCGCACACCCATCTGCCGCGTCGCGATGCGCAGCGAGTGGGCGACGGCGGGCAGCCCGGCGGCGGCGTGCGGGGCCGCTTCGACCTGCGGGGCGTCCTGGACCGGGTCACCGGTCGGCGGCTTGGTGGCCATGATGCTGCTCCCCTTCGAGCGCTCTTCCACAGGAGCGAGGCGTCTCCCTGTCCTCACCGTTCTCACCACCGATCCTGTCACGGCCGTGCAAGGCCGTGCCGGTCCGGATTGTCAGTGGGGCGTGGCAGGATCGGGGGCGTGGCTGAGACGGCATCGAAGAAGACGGCAGACAACCGACCGCGCCTGCTCCTCATGGACGGGCACTCCCTGGCGTACCGGGCGTTCTTCGCCCTGCCCGCGGAGAACTTCACGACGGCGGTGGGGCAGCCGACGAACGCCGTGTACGGCTTCATGTCGATGCTGGCGAACACCCTGCGTGACGAGGCGCCCACGCACTTCGCGGTCGCGTTCGACGTGTCCCGCAAGACCTGGCGGGCGCAGGAGTTCCCGGAGTACAAGGCGAACCGCTCCAAGACCCCCGACGAGTTCAAGGGGCAGGTCGAGCTCATCGGAGAGCTGCTGGACGCGATGCGCGCGGACCGGTTCGCGGTGGACGGTTTCGAGGCGGACGACGTCATCGCGACGCTGGCGACGCAGGCCGAGGCGGCCGGGTTCGAGGTGCTGATCGTCACCGGCGACCGGGACTCCTTCCAGCTGATCACGGACAACGTGACCGTGCTGTACCCCACCAAGGGCGTCTCCGAGCTGACCCGGTTCACCCCGGAGAAGGTCGTCGAGAAGTACGGGCTCACCCCGCAGCAGTATCCGGACTTCGCCGCTCTGCGCGGCGACCCGTCGGACAACCTCCCGGGCATCCCCGGCGTCGGTGAGAAGACCGCCGCGAAGTGGATCAACCAGTTCGGTTCGTTCGCCGAGCTCGTCGAACGGGCGGAGGAGGTCAAGGGCAAGGCCGGGCAGAATTTCCGCGACCACCTGGACGCGGTGAGGATGAACCGCGTGCTGACCGAGATGGTCCGGGACGTGGAGCTCCCGAAGACCCCGGCCGAGCTGGAGCGCGCCCCGTACGACCGCACCGCGGTCACCGGTGTCCTCGACATACTGGAGATCCGCAACCCGAGCCTGCGCGAGCGCCTCCTCGCCGTCGACCCGGGGGCGGCCGAGGCCGAGCCGCCCGCGCCCGCCGCCGGGATCGAGCTGGACGGGGCCGTGCTCGGCTCCGGCGAGGTCGCCCCGTGGCTTCAGGAGCACGGCGCGCAGCCGCTCGGCGTCATGACCGTCGACACCTGGTCACTGGGGGCCGGCACGGTCACCGAGATCGCGCTCGCCGCCGCCGCCGGGGCCGCCGCGTGGCTGGACCCGACGCAGCTGGAGGAGGCCGACGAGCAGGCGTTCGCCGCCTGGGTGTCGGACCCGGCCCGGCCCAAGGTCCTGCACAACGCGAAGAACGTCATGCGGGTCCTGCCGGAGCACGGCTGGCGGCTCGAAGGCGTCGCCATGGACACCGCGCTCGCCGCCTATCTGGTGAAGCCGGGCCGCCGGTCCTTCGCCCTGGACGCGCTGGCCGTGGAGTATCTGGGCCGTGAGCTGGCCCCGGCCGCCGCCTCCGACGGACAGCTGGCCTTCGGCGCGGACGACCGGGCCGAGCAGGACGCCCTGATGGCCCAGGCCCGCGCCGTCCTCGACCTGGGCGACGCGTTCACCACCCGGCTCAAGGAGGTGGGCGCGGCGGAGCTGCTGCACGACATGGAGCTGCCGACCTCCATCCTGCTGGCCCGCCTGGAGCGGCACGGCATCGCCGCGGACCGGGCCCATCTGGAAGGCATGGAGCAGCAGTTCGCCGGGACCGTGCAGCAGGCGGTCAAGGAGGCGCATGCGGCGGTCGGCCGCGAGTTCAACCTCGGATCGCCCAAGCAGCTCCAGGAGATCCTCTTCAACGAGCTGGGCCTGCCCAAGACGAAGAAGACCAAGACGGGCTACACCACGGACGCGGACGCGCTGGCCTGGCTGGCCGCGCAGACCGAGCACGAGCTGCCGGTCCTGATGCTGCGCCACCGCGAGCAGGCCAAGCTGCGGGTCACCGTCGAGGGCCTGATCAAGACGATCGCCGCCGACGGCCGGATCCACACCACGTTCAACCAGACGGTCGCCGCGACCGGCCGGCTCTCCTCCACCGACCCGAACCTGCAGAACATCCCCGTCCGCACCGACGAGGGCCGGGCGATCCGCCGGGGCTTCGTCGTCGGCGAGGGCTTCGAGACGCTGATGACGGCGGACTACAGCCAGATCGAGCTGCGGGTCATGGCGCACCTCTCCGAGGACGCCGGCCTCATCGAGGCGTTCACCTCCGGCGAGGACCTGCACACCACGGTCGCCTCGCAGGTCTTCGGCGTCGAGAAGGACGCGGTCGACGCCGAGATGCGCCGCAAGATCAAGGCCATGTCCTACGGTCTGGCCTACGGCCTCTCCGCCTTCGGCCTCTCCCAGCAGCTGGGCATCGACCCCGCCGAGGCCCGGGTGCTGATGGACACCTACTTCGAGCGGTTCGGCGGGGTGCGGGACTACCTCCACCGGGTCGTCGAGGAGGCCAGGGCCACCGGCTACACGGAGACGATCCTCGGCCGTCGCCGCTATCTCCCCGACCTGAACAGCGACAACCGCCAGCGCCGCGAGGCCGCCGAGCGCATGGCGCTCAACGCCCCGATCCAGGGCACCGCGGCGGACATCGTGAAGGTCGCGATGCTGCGGGTGGACAAGGCGCTGACCGAGGCCGGCCTGACCTCGCGGATGCTGCTCCAGGTCCACGACGAAATCGTCCTGGAGATCGCGAAGGGCGAGCGGAAGCAGGTGGAGGAGATCGTGCGCCACGAGATGGCGAACGCGGTCGAGCTGCGTGCTCCGCTCGACGTCTCGGTCGGCGTCGGCAAGGACTGGGAGTCCGCCGCCCACTGAGCCACCTCACGCGCTGAGGCATCGCCACGTGCTGAGGAGCCGCCATGCGCCGAGCCGCTGCCTCGCGCCGAGCGGCGGCCATCGACAGGGGAGGGGCCCGGAACCGCACCACGCCGCACCACGGTTCCGGGCCCCTCCGCTGTCGCGCTCCTCCGTCGCTACCCCCGGCCGGCCGGCGCCGCCGTCCGGGACTCCTCCGGTACGGACCCGGACCGGCCGCGCCCCCGCGCCCCGGGCCGCACCAGCATCCACACCCCGTACAGCAGCAGTCCGGCCGCCAGCCCCGCGCCCGCGCCGAAGCAGGCCGTCGGAATGATGTCGAGCGGGCTCTCCACCCGGCCGAAGTGCGCGTACCAGCGGACGCACCGGTGGACGACACCGGCCAGCACGCACAGGGCCAGCAGACCGAGGGCGCCCCACCGCTCCCGGCGGCCGAGCACCGGCACCTCCACCGGCGCGGGGACAGCCGGGGTCCGCCGCAGTCCGGTGGCGGCGAACCAGCCGATGACCACGAGGGCCAGCGCCGAACTCCCGTACTGCACGAACTGGAACACCGGAAGGCCGCCCACGCTCCGGTTCAGGAACGGCAGCAGCTCCGTGCCCCACCGGCTGTGGTGGGTGAACGCGTCCCACACCACATGCGTGGCCGCGCCCAGCGCACCCGAGACGGCGAACCACAGCCAGCCGGAAGGACCGAAGGAGGCCCGCGTCCACCGCCGCCCCCGGACGAACGCGTGGACGCGGCCCCGAACCCGTACCGGCAACAGCGCCACCAGTGGCTCACGCAGCAGCGCCCACACCGCGACCAGCACGGCGGCGATGGCCACGTTCACCGTGACGGTCCCGGCGAAGGTGTGCGTGAACGACCCGAACTCCATCGCCCCCGGGACCACCGTGTCCGCGAAGTAGGTGATGTCGGGCGCGAACGAACCGGCGACGAGAGCCGAGGGGAACAGCGGCCACCGGCCGGTCCCGTCCCGGCGGATCGCCGGGAGCACGGCGGCGGCATGACTGAGCGTGAACGGCATGGCGGCAAGTATGGGGGACCGCCGGGGCACCCTCGGGTGCCCCACCGGACAACGCGCGCCCGTGAACGTGAAAATACAGTAAGAAGCGGTCAGCCCTCGGTGCCCGGGCGACACGAGGTGCCGTAGGGTCGCGGGAGTCGCTGCGCTGGGGAGCGCGAGCAGCCTTCGAGGGGGAGGGACCGGAACGTATGGCAGCGCACATGCGCCGACGTCTGCGCAGGGGAGCCACGACCACAGCCGTGGCGGCGGCGGCCGTGGCGGCGCTCGCGGCATCGCAGGCTCCCGCGGCGACCCTGGCCGACGGGTCCGTGGGCAGCGGCGACCCGCAGGCCGCGGGCGAGGACACCGCGAACGGCGGGACCGACGGCGCGGCCACCGGCAACTCGCCCTACTACACGGACCTTCCGCCCCTGGTCTCGCCCGACAAGCCCACCGCGTCCAACGTCCTCCCGGCGGCGGGCAGCTCGGAAGCCGGCATTCCGGCGTCCGTCCTCGCCGCGTACAAGCAGGCCGAGCGGACCGTCGCGACCACCGACCCCTCCTGCCGGCTGCCCTGGCAACTCCTCGCGGCCATCGGCAAGGTCGAGTCGGGCCAGGCCCGCGGCGGGCGCGTCGACGCCAACGGCACGGCCAGCCCCCGCATTCTCGGCCCCGCTCTCAACGGCCAGGGCTTCGCGCTGATCAAGGACACCGACGGCGGGGCGTACGACGGGGACGCGGTGCACGACCGCGCGGTCGGCCCGATGCAGTTCATCCCCTCGACCTGGGCCTCCTGGGGCCAGGACGCCAACGGCGACGGCCGCAAGGACCCCAACAACATCTACGACGCGGCGCTCGCCGCCGGCCGCTACCTCTGCGCCAACGACCGCGATCTGGCCCTCTCCGCCGACCTCGACCGGGCCGTGCTGAGCTACAACCGGTCGACGGAGTACCTGCGCACGGTCCGCTCCTGGTTCTCCTACTACCAGCGCGGTACGCACGAGATCCCCGACGGCACCGGCACGCTCCCCAGCTCCCCGAGCACCCCCAGCCCGAGCCCGCGTCCGGGCACCGGTAGCGGCACGGGCACCACCCCGAGCCCGAAGCCCTCCCCGGCCGAGCCCGGCGGCACGCCGAGCCCGACCCCGTCCAAGCCCGGCGGCAAGCCGAGCCCGGACCCCTCCAAGCCCGGCGGCGGAGGCTCCACCGACCCGACGCCGAAGCCGCCCACCCCGAAGCCGCCCACCCCCAAGCCGACGCCGCCGTCCGAGACCCTGGGCTCCCTGGAGAACGCGGGCACCGGCCCGCTGCGCGCCACCGCGGGCCAGGAGTTCGACGAGCGGGTCTCCGTCCTGGCCCGCAACGCGGCAGGCGCCCCGCTCGCCAAGGTGCCCGTCACCTTCACCGTCACCGGCGACACCGGCACGCTCTTCGCCGAAGGAAAGAAGACCGTGACGGTGTGGACCGGAAGCGACGGCACCGCCACCGCACCGAAGCTCCGGGCCGGCGAGAAGGCCGGAGAGTTCACCGTGACCGCCGTCGCGGGCACCGGCCGGGCGCGTACCCTGACGTACGCGGCGAGGGTCACCGCCCGCCAGGCCGACGCGATCGCCCGGACCGACGAGAAGGCGCTCACCGCCGCCCCCGGCGAGAAGTTCGCGGACGCCGTCACCGTCAAGGCCACCTACCAGGACGTCGCCGCGGCCGGAGTGGCCGTCACCGCCACCATGGTCAAGGACCGCCTGGGCGCCGTCGAGAACGACAAGGGCCCGCACTTCGAGGAGGACGCGGACGGCAAGCCGGTCCGCACCCTCACCACGCTGACGACGGACGCCGACGGGCAACTGCGGCTCCCGGAGATCTTCGCCGACGACCACGAGGGCACCTATCTGCTGCGCCTGACCACCGAGGGCGGCGCCTCGGTCGTCATCGAACTCACCGTCGAGGCCCCGGAGAAGCCGGCCCCGGGCGAGACGACCGAGCCGGGCGAGACGACCGAGCCGAACGAGCCGGGCGAGGCGCCCACGCCGGGCGAGACGCCCTCCGCGGAACCGACACAGACCCCCGCGGCCACCAAGCCCTGACCCCGTCCCGCCCCGCCGCGCAGCGGTCGCACGACCTCTGCACAGCCCCTCGGCCACCCGGCCGAGGGGCTGTCCGCTCTGTTCTCATCTCGCGCCCCGGTTGCTACGGTGCCCCACCCTGACGGCCCATCAGGCAGCCGTCACCGGACCACCGCCCCGGGAGGCCGAGCATGCGTGCCCTCGCCGCCGCCGCCATCGGACTGGCCGCCGCCCTCGCGCTCGTGTTCACCGTCTCCGCCATCGGCTCCCCGGCCGGGGAGACCTCCCCGAAACCCCTGCTGACCACCGTCCCGGGACCGAAGAGATAGCCGCCGCAGAGGGAAGAGGTCACCGCCATGCGCCGCCGAGCCGGTCTCGTACTCCTGGCCTTCGCCGTGTTCTTCGCCGCCCTGTCCCCGTTGCTGCGCTGGTACGCCTTCCCGCGCCTGGCCAAGGTCCCGCCGGGCCAGTACCAGGAAGTCGTCCTGGAAGCGAAGCCCGCGACCCTCCTCGACTACACCACCCTCCGGGCGAAGGAGGTCGACAAGGTCACCATCGTGCAGACGCTCAAGGGCAACGTGGAGGAGTCCGAGAAGATCGAACGCAGCGCCGGACGCGACGTCGTCGTCTGGGACGCTCTCTCCTACATCCAGGGGCCCGACGGCAGGACCGTCTCCGCCATCCCCGAGCGCTACATCTTCGACGCCCACACCCAGGCCCCCGTCAACGCCACCGGTGAGATGGTCGACGGCGACCCGGTCCGCCGCGAGGGCATCGAGTTCAAGTGGCCCTTCCTCACCGAGAAACGGGACTACGCGTACTTCGACGCCCAGACCCGCACCACCGCCCCCATCCACTACAAGGGCACCCGCACCTTCCGCGGCCTGGAGGTCTACTACTTCGAGCAGACCATCCCGTGGACCGAGGTCCCGATGCCGAAGAAGATGCCCATCGAGGGCGTCACCGCCGAGCAGATCGCGCAGACCGGCATGACCCGCTGGTACACCACCCGGCGCATGTTCTGGGTCGACCCCGTCACCGGAGCTCCCGTCAACGGCGAGGAGATCCACCGCGAAGAGCTGCGCGACGCCAAGAAGATGGGCATGCCCGAGGACACCGTCACCGCGTTCGCCGGCCATGTGAAGATGCGCGAGGACTACATCGCCGACACCGTCGACCTGGTCAAGTCCCAGCGCGTCCTGGTCCTCCTGCTCACCTCGTACCTGCCCCGGGGCTTCCTGGTGCTCGGCGCCGGGCTGCTCGCCCTCGCGCTCTGGCTGGAGGCCCGCTCCCGTCGGCCGAGGAGCGCTACGAACGCCTGAGCCGGGCCGAGGTGTACCGCGTCGCCGGTACGGTCGCGGGGTCCTGCGGCCACGGATGCTTCGGGTAGCGGCCGCGCAGCTCCGCCCGCACCGCCGAGTAGCCCTCCCGCCAGAACGACGCCAGGTCCGCCGTGACGGCCGCCGGGCGCCCGGCGGGGGAGAGCAGGTGCACCAGGACCGGCACCCCGGCCACCCGGGGCGTCTCGGACAGCCCGAACAACTCCTGGAGCTTCACCGCCAGTACGGGCTGGTCCCCGCCGTACTCCACCCGGATCCGGGAGCCGCTCGGCACCTCGATCCGCTCCGGCGCCAGCTCGTCCAGCCGGGCCGCCTCACCGGTCGCCCAGGGAAGCAGCCGCCGCAGGGCCTGACCCGCGTCGATCCGGCCCAGATCGGACCGGCGCCGGGCCCGCGACAGCTCGGGCTCCAGCCACGCGTCCGGATCCGCCAGCAGCGCCCCGTCCGACACGTCCGGCCACGGCGCCCCCAGCACCCGGTGCAGGAACGCCAGGCGCGACCGCAGCTGCTCGGTCTCCCGGTTCCAGCGCAGCAGCCCGAGCCCTTCGCGCCGCAACCCCTCCACCACAGCCCCGCGCACCAGCTCCGGGTCGGGCTGCTTCAGCGGCCGCACCGCCAGCTCCACCGCCCCCAGCCGGTCCACGGACCGGGCGGCCACCTCTCCGTCGACCCAGCGGACCTCCTCGCCCCGCACCCGCAGCTGTCCGGCGGCGAGCAGCGCGGTGTCCTCGTCGAGCACCGCCGCCAGCCGCACCCGCGCGGAGGCCGCGTGGGAGGGCCGGTCCGCGACCGCGACGGCCAGCCAGGGCGAGCGGCGCAGCGGAGACCCCTCCCGCAGCTCCGCGCCCGTGCCCGACACCATCAGGAACGCCCCGTCGCCCCGGATCCGCGCCACCCGCTCGGGAAACGCCAGGGCGGCGACCAGCCCGACGACGGCGTCATCGGAGCGACTCTCGCCGGAGCCGGAGCTGTGCAGCGACTCGGTCGCGGAGCCCGTGGCGGCCCCGGCCCCCGACGATCTGCCGGTGCCGGTGCCCGTCTCAGTACCGGGGCCGGTGCCAGTACGGGGTCCAGGGCCCGTGCCCGTGCTCCCGCCCTCCACCTGGGCCGACAGCCGCCGCACCTCCTGCTTCCAGCGCGCCGCGTAGGCGTCCTGGCCCCGGCGGGCCGTCCGCAGCGCCGCCGCCAGGTCGTCCCCGTACTCCCGGGGCGGCTCCTCGCTCAGCAGCGCCACCACCTCCGCCGCCCGCCGCGCCCCGGCCTCCCGCGCGCCGTCCAGCAGGGCCCGCGCCAGCCGGGGATGCAGCCCCAGCCGGGACATCCGTACGCCCCGGTCGGTGGCCCGGCCGTCCGCGTCCACCGCGCCGACCGCCTCCAGCACCTGCCGGGCCGCGCCCATCGCCCCGGCCGGCGGCGGGTCCAGCAGGGCGAGCGAGGAGGCGTCCGGATCACCCCAGCACGCCGCCTGGAGCGCGAACGCCGCGAGGTCGGCCACCTTGATCTCCGGGGCCGGGAAGCGCGCGAGCCGCCCGTCCTCGGCCTGGTCCCAGCACCGGTACACCGTCCCCGGAGCCTCCCGCCCCGCCCGCCCGGCGCGCTGCCGTCCGGCCGCCCGGGAGGCCCGGACGGTCGTCAGGGCGCTCAGCCCGCGGGCATGGTCGGTGCGTGGCTCCCGGGCGAGCCCCGAGTCCACGACGACCCGGACGCCCGGGACCGTCAGCGACGATTCCGCCACCGAGGTCGCCAGCACCACCCGCCGCCCCTCGGCGGACCCGGCCAGCACCGCGTCCTGCACGGCGGCCGGAGCCCGCCCGTGCACCTGGAGCACCTCCGCGTCCACCCCGGTGAGCTGCCCGGCCACCCGGCCGATCTCCCCGACGCCGGGCAGGAAGCAGAGCACGTCCCCCTCCCGCTCCGCC is a genomic window of Streptomyces sp. YPW6 containing:
- a CDS encoding DUF4184 family protein — translated: MPFTLSHAAAVLPAIRRDGTGRWPLFPSALVAGSFAPDITYFADTVVPGAMEFGSFTHTFAGTVTVNVAIAAVLVAVWALLREPLVALLPVRVRGRVHAFVRGRRWTRASFGPSGWLWFAVSGALGAATHVVWDAFTHHSRWGTELLPFLNRSVGGLPVFQFVQYGSSALALVVIGWFAATGLRRTPAVPAPVEVPVLGRRERWGALGLLALCVLAGVVHRCVRWYAHFGRVESPLDIIPTACFGAGAGLAAGLLLYGVWMLVRPGARGRGRSGSVPEESRTAAPAGRG
- a CDS encoding FdhF/YdeP family oxidoreductase yields the protein MATKPPTGDPVQDAPQVEAAPHAAAGLPAVAHSLRIATRQMGVRRTARTLLKVNQKDGFDCPGCAWPEGDERHTAEFCENGAKAVAEEATLRRVTPGFFAAHPVADLAERSGYWLGQQGRITHPVYLPEGADRYEAVTWERAFAIIAEELTALGSPDEALFYTSGRTSNEAAFLLQLFAREFGTNNLPDCSNMCHESSGSALTETIGVGKGSVSLEDLHQADLIIVAGQNPGTNHPRMLSALEKAKQSGAKIISVNPLPEPGMERFKNPQTPHGLLKGTPLNDLFLQIRIGGDQALFRLLNKLILATEGAVDTAFVADHTHGYAEFAEAAEAADWDGTLRATGLTRAEIEQALALVLASERTIVCWAMGLTQHKHSVPTIREVVNFLLLRGNIGRPGAGVCPVRGHSNVQGDRTMGIFERPAPAFLDALDQEFGITSPRHHGMDVVRSIQALRDGEAKVFFAMGGNFVAATPDTAVTEAAMRRARLTVHVSTKLNRSHAVTGTRALILPTLGRTDKDVQAGGRQFVTVEDSMGMVHASRGNLTPASPHLLSEPAIVARLARAVLGARSRTDWEGFERDYAAIRDRISRVVPGFEDFNTRIARPGGFTLPHAPRDERRFPTATGRANFTAAPVEYPELPDGRLLLQTLRSHDQYNTTIYGLDDRYRGIKGGRRIVMVNPEDAAALGLTDGGYTDLVGEWKDGVERRAEGFRIVHYPTARGCAAAYYPETNVLVPLDSTADTSNTPASKSVVIRFEEPRSTSGSD
- a CDS encoding lytic murein transglycosylase; translation: MAAHMRRRLRRGATTTAVAAAAVAALAASQAPAATLADGSVGSGDPQAAGEDTANGGTDGAATGNSPYYTDLPPLVSPDKPTASNVLPAAGSSEAGIPASVLAAYKQAERTVATTDPSCRLPWQLLAAIGKVESGQARGGRVDANGTASPRILGPALNGQGFALIKDTDGGAYDGDAVHDRAVGPMQFIPSTWASWGQDANGDGRKDPNNIYDAALAAGRYLCANDRDLALSADLDRAVLSYNRSTEYLRTVRSWFSYYQRGTHEIPDGTGTLPSSPSTPSPSPRPGTGSGTGTTPSPKPSPAEPGGTPSPTPSKPGGKPSPDPSKPGGGGSTDPTPKPPTPKPPTPKPTPPSETLGSLENAGTGPLRATAGQEFDERVSVLARNAAGAPLAKVPVTFTVTGDTGTLFAEGKKTVTVWTGSDGTATAPKLRAGEKAGEFTVTAVAGTGRARTLTYAARVTARQADAIARTDEKALTAAPGEKFADAVTVKATYQDVAAAGVAVTATMVKDRLGAVENDKGPHFEEDADGKPVRTLTTLTTDADGQLRLPEIFADDHEGTYLLRLTTEGGASVVIELTVEAPEKPAPGETTEPGETTEPNEPGEAPTPGETPSAEPTQTPAATKP
- the polA gene encoding DNA polymerase I; this encodes MAETASKKTADNRPRLLLMDGHSLAYRAFFALPAENFTTAVGQPTNAVYGFMSMLANTLRDEAPTHFAVAFDVSRKTWRAQEFPEYKANRSKTPDEFKGQVELIGELLDAMRADRFAVDGFEADDVIATLATQAEAAGFEVLIVTGDRDSFQLITDNVTVLYPTKGVSELTRFTPEKVVEKYGLTPQQYPDFAALRGDPSDNLPGIPGVGEKTAAKWINQFGSFAELVERAEEVKGKAGQNFRDHLDAVRMNRVLTEMVRDVELPKTPAELERAPYDRTAVTGVLDILEIRNPSLRERLLAVDPGAAEAEPPAPAAGIELDGAVLGSGEVAPWLQEHGAQPLGVMTVDTWSLGAGTVTEIALAAAAGAAAWLDPTQLEEADEQAFAAWVSDPARPKVLHNAKNVMRVLPEHGWRLEGVAMDTALAAYLVKPGRRSFALDALAVEYLGRELAPAAASDGQLAFGADDRAEQDALMAQARAVLDLGDAFTTRLKEVGAAELLHDMELPTSILLARLERHGIAADRAHLEGMEQQFAGTVQQAVKEAHAAVGREFNLGSPKQLQEILFNELGLPKTKKTKTGYTTDADALAWLAAQTEHELPVLMLRHREQAKLRVTVEGLIKTIAADGRIHTTFNQTVAATGRLSSTDPNLQNIPVRTDEGRAIRRGFVVGEGFETLMTADYSQIELRVMAHLSEDAGLIEAFTSGEDLHTTVASQVFGVEKDAVDAEMRRKIKAMSYGLAYGLSAFGLSQQLGIDPAEARVLMDTYFERFGGVRDYLHRVVEEARATGYTETILGRRRYLPDLNSDNRQRREAAERMALNAPIQGTAADIVKVAMLRVDKALTEAGLTSRMLLQVHDEIVLEIAKGERKQVEEIVRHEMANAVELRAPLDVSVGVGKDWESAAH
- a CDS encoding ATP-dependent RNA helicase, with translation MIRTEALDRLPVRTAVPALRRALDDRGVAVLCAPPGTGKTTLVPLVLAGLTGERPVRRVLVAEPRRIAARAAARRMAWLLGERPGRRVGFTVRGERVVGRETVVEVVTTGVLLQRLQRDQELPGVDVVIIDECHERHLDADTVAAFLLDVRETLRPDLRLVAASATTDAEGWAWLLGDAPVIEAEGVSYPVEVLWAPPARPVKPPHGMRVDPALLTHVAATVRRALAEREGDVLCFLPGVGEIGRVAGQLTGVDAEVLQVHGRAPAAVQDAVLAGSAEGRRVVLATSVAESSLTVPGVRVVVDSGLAREPRTDHARGLSALTTVRASRAAGRQRAGRAGREAPGTVYRCWDQAEDGRLARFPAPEIKVADLAAFALQAACWGDPDASSLALLDPPPAGAMGAARQVLEAVGAVDADGRATDRGVRMSRLGLHPRLARALLDGAREAGARRAAEVVALLSEEPPREYGDDLAAALRTARRGQDAYAARWKQEVRRLSAQVEGGSTGTGPGPRTGTGPGTETGTGTGRSSGAGAATGSATESLHSSGSGESRSDDAVVGLVAALAFPERVARIRGDGAFLMVSGTGAELREGSPLRRSPWLAVAVADRPSHAASARVRLAAVLDEDTALLAAGQLRVRGEEVRWVDGEVAARSVDRLGAVELAVRPLKQPDPELVRGAVVEGLRREGLGLLRWNRETEQLRSRLAFLHRVLGAPWPDVSDGALLADPDAWLEPELSRARRRSDLGRIDAGQALRRLLPWATGEAARLDELAPERIEVPSGSRIRVEYGGDQPVLAVKLQELFGLSETPRVAGVPVLVHLLSPAGRPAAVTADLASFWREGYSAVRAELRGRYPKHPWPQDPATVPATRYTSARLRRS
- a CDS encoding SPW_0924 family protein; protein product: MRALAAAAIGLAAALALVFTVSAIGSPAGETSPKPLLTTVPGPKR
- a CDS encoding DUF3068 domain-containing protein; amino-acid sequence: MRRRAGLVLLAFAVFFAALSPLLRWYAFPRLAKVPPGQYQEVVLEAKPATLLDYTTLRAKEVDKVTIVQTLKGNVEESEKIERSAGRDVVVWDALSYIQGPDGRTVSAIPERYIFDAHTQAPVNATGEMVDGDPVRREGIEFKWPFLTEKRDYAYFDAQTRTTAPIHYKGTRTFRGLEVYYFEQTIPWTEVPMPKKMPIEGVTAEQIAQTGMTRWYTTRRMFWVDPVTGAPVNGEEIHREELRDAKKMGMPEDTVTAFAGHVKMREDYIADTVDLVKSQRVLVLLLTSYLPRGFLVLGAGLLALALWLEARSRRPRSATNA